The following DNA comes from Podarcis raffonei isolate rPodRaf1 chromosome 10, rPodRaf1.pri, whole genome shotgun sequence.
gactggcccaaggtcacccagcagctgcctgtggaggagcggggacgcaaacacggttccccagattacgaaccactcttgaccactacaccacactggctcttagatgttccttaaacactccattATAACTAAAGCACTTTCTGCAATCTTTCCCTTTAAACAGCTTCTCCTCTTTGAGGGTTGATGGATTTATAGGGTGTCAACtgttaaagttcttcctgtccatgagtcTGTAGATGTAGGATTCCACTAGGACTGAACCTCTgtctactttcctgatatttatatggtttgtcttttgtgtgtttgttgacataaatcaaggcttccactctgactgaagctccttccacagtccatacCTTTAAACAGTTTCTgccctgtgtgtctgctgatgtgttctaaggtgtccattctgactgaagctctttccacactccatacatttaaatcgtTTCTTACcgatgtgagtctgttgatgtactctcaggtttccactataactgaagctctttccacactccatacatttaaaaggtttctctcctgtgtgagtccgttgatgttgtctaaggtgtgcactctgactgaagttctttccacacttgatacatttatatggtttctgccctgtgtgagttcgttgatgtgttctaagttgtccaatctgaatgaagctctttccgcactccatacatttaaatggtttctcccctgtgtgagttcgttgatgtgttctaaggcttccactatcactaaaactctttccacactccatgcatttaaatggtttctctcctgtgtgagtccgttgatgttttctaaggtctgCATCGTaactaaaactctttccacactccatacatttaaatggtttctctcctgtgtgagtccgttgatgtgatctaaggcttccaCCATAACTAAAGTTTGTtccacacaccatgcatttaaatggtttctctcctgtgtgagtccgttgatgttgtctaaggtgtGCCCTCtggctgaagttctttccacactcgatacatttatatggtttctcccctgtgtgagtccgttgatgttgtctaaggcctgcatcgtaactaaagctctttccacactccatacatttaaatggtttctctcctgtgtgagtccgttgatgtgatctaaggcctgcatcgtgactgaagctctttccacactccatacatgtatatggtttctcccctgtatgagtccgttgatgtattctaaggtttccaatctgaaagaagctctttccacactccatacatctaaatggtttctcacctgtgtgagtttgATGGTGTAAAGTTAGGTGCGCAttttgactaaagctctttccacactccatgcatttaaatggtttctcccctgtgtgagtcagttgatgttttctaaggtttgaactgaaactgaagctctttccacactccatacatgtatatggtttctctcctgtgtgaatatgttgatgttttctaagggttccactatcactaaagctctttccacaagccATGCATTTacacggtttctcccctgtatgtgtacgttgatgtattctaaggtttccattctgactgaagctctttccacagtccatacatttaaatggtttctcccctgtgtgagtcttttggtgtaatttaaggtttccattctgactgaagctcttcccacactccctgcattgGAATCCTTTCTTACCCATGTGAGTCTGCTGGTGTGTTCTAGGTTTTTCACTAtcagtgaaactctttccacacttcaaatctttaaaaggtttctctcctgtgagtttgttgatgtgagctatgtgtgctcattcagtgaagcatattccacatttctcaCATTTCAATGTCTATTCCCGTCCCCTGGAATTCTGACATTCTTCTGTAACACCTTCTTCAGAGTGGGCAGAGAGGAAGTCCTTTTTGGAttccaaggaagagaacaaagggaaaagAACAAATCAATCACCATTTGCCCCTTCTCTTATTTCACACATCTCCTACATTCCCCCGcttcctacccatgttcccaatttttatgaaataataataataataataataataataataataataatggtaatgataataatttattatttataccctgcccatctggctgggcttccccagccactctgggcagcttccagaaaaacattaaaatactgtaatacatcaaacattaaaagcttccctaaaaagggctgccttcagatgtcttctaaaagtctggtagttgtttatctctttgacatctggtgggagggcgttctacagggagggtgccactaccgagaaggccctctgcctggttccctgtaactttgct
Coding sequences within:
- the LOC128421741 gene encoding zinc finger protein 470-like; protein product: MGKKGFQCRECGKSFSQNGNLKLHQKTHTGEKPFKCMDCGKSFSQNGNLRIHQRTHTGEKPCKCMACGKSFSDSGTLRKHQHIHTGEKPYTCMECGKSFSFSSNLRKHQLTHTGEKPFKCMECGKSFSQNAHLTLHHQTHTGEKPFRCMECGKSFFQIGNLRIHQRTHTGEKPYTCMECGKSFSHDAGLRSHQRTHTGEKPFKCMECGKSFSYDAGLRQHQRTHTGEKPYKCIECGKNFSQRAHLRQHQRTHTGEKPFKCMVCGTNFSYGGSLRSHQRTHTGEKPFKCMECGKSFSYDADLRKHQRTHTGEKPFKCMECGKSFSDSGSLRTHQRTHTGEKPFKCMECGKSFIQIGQLRTHQRTHTGQKPYKCIKCGKNFSQSAHLRQHQRTHTGEKPFKCMECGKSFSYSGNLRVHQQTHIGKKRFKCMECGKSFSQNGHLRTHQQTHRAETV